From a single Lentisphaera profundi genomic region:
- the pheA gene encoding prephenate dehydratase, translated as MNKNLSELRSEIDRLDRSIVAMINERYGYVRQVGEWKHANASEIYVPEREKALLEKLEGINDGPLKNETLRAIYREIMSGAIALESPVKIAFLGPENTFSHQAALSKFGSSVSYLAKNSIAEVFEAVDRGKADYGVVPIENSTEGAVTYTLDMFNQSEVSICAEVQLAAHQNLMARCDKEHIRVIYSHPQALAQCRLYLHNNFPLVPQVEVRSTAEAAKRAAMDDHAAAVASTLAADANGLKVLDGSIEDNSRNVTRFLVIARQNPKPTGEDKTSIVFALKDKVGALMECLTAFGKEGVSMSMIESRPAKTRPGEYLFFVDFNGHRNDTHVQELIEELQKHCLYVKTLGSYPCGLSISND; from the coding sequence ATGAATAAAAATTTGAGTGAGTTACGATCCGAGATTGATCGTTTAGACCGAAGTATAGTAGCGATGATTAATGAACGCTATGGTTATGTGCGTCAGGTAGGAGAATGGAAGCATGCAAATGCAAGTGAAATTTATGTGCCGGAAAGAGAGAAAGCCCTCTTAGAGAAGTTAGAGGGTATTAATGATGGCCCCTTGAAAAATGAGACCTTAAGAGCGATTTATCGCGAGATCATGTCCGGAGCTATTGCACTGGAGTCCCCAGTAAAAATTGCTTTTCTGGGGCCTGAAAATACCTTTTCTCATCAAGCGGCACTTTCGAAGTTTGGTAGCAGTGTATCTTATCTAGCAAAAAATAGTATTGCGGAAGTTTTTGAAGCTGTTGACCGCGGCAAGGCCGACTACGGAGTTGTGCCAATAGAAAATTCTACAGAAGGTGCGGTTACTTATACTCTTGATATGTTTAATCAATCAGAGGTGAGTATTTGTGCAGAAGTTCAATTAGCGGCACATCAAAATTTGATGGCGCGATGTGATAAAGAGCATATTCGAGTCATTTATTCGCACCCCCAGGCACTGGCTCAGTGTCGTTTATATCTGCACAATAATTTTCCTTTAGTACCACAAGTAGAAGTTAGATCTACTGCAGAAGCAGCGAAGCGAGCGGCCATGGATGATCATGCGGCCGCAGTGGCAAGTACACTCGCAGCAGATGCTAATGGCCTGAAGGTTTTAGATGGATCAATCGAAGATAATTCACGAAACGTAACAAGATTCTTGGTGATTGCGCGTCAAAATCCGAAACCAACTGGTGAGGATAAAACCTCAATTGTTTTTGCATTGAAAGACAAAGTGGGAGCATTAATGGAGTGTTTGACGGCCTTTGGTAAAGAAGGTGTGAGCATGAGCATGATCGAGTCTCGTCCGGCAAAAACTCGTCCGGGAGAGTATTTATTTTTTGTTGATTTTAACGGTCATCGCAATGATACTCATGTCCAAGAATTGATTGAAGAACTTCAAAAACATTGCCTTTATGTAAAGACCCTCGGCTCTTATCCCTGCGGTTTAAGTATAAGTAACGATTAG
- the holA gene encoding DNA polymerase III subunit delta yields the protein MTCKLHLVSGNDNARIKLKAKELVEELSGNNHDPFALEVISQQENEAPSETLSRFILSYMSPPFFGEKTIWLDDFPAFKQENATAKSDIAIEIRNLVEQFGPQIAENINVVISGIECDKRKALYKTIKKTGEVHLFDKPEKKNRNWQKEMTAIVTQQAAEMQMSIQSQAMDYLVTCLGNDTQRVQPTLETLWCYCNGQNPIGLLHVQAVISGNEAADAWIYSNALSKRNLETALISLNVLLNREKDPEALVTRLIMQGSSLFHNFIQAKLIMQILRLRNANELEGALRNLPEEIFKDYKSKYPIVSFHPYRLKLIIEDSLRYSNKETLEAIDLFNNATQKLFQNSSSKRLILESLTHRIISKALN from the coding sequence ATGACATGTAAACTCCATCTAGTTAGTGGAAATGATAACGCTAGAATCAAGCTGAAAGCGAAAGAACTGGTTGAAGAACTGAGTGGCAACAACCATGACCCTTTTGCTCTCGAAGTCATTTCACAACAAGAAAATGAAGCTCCTAGCGAAACATTATCACGCTTCATCCTCTCCTATATGTCACCTCCTTTTTTTGGAGAAAAAACTATTTGGCTAGATGATTTTCCTGCGTTCAAGCAAGAAAATGCCACCGCAAAATCCGATATCGCCATCGAGATTCGCAATTTAGTAGAGCAATTTGGTCCTCAAATCGCTGAAAATATCAATGTCGTTATTAGCGGAATTGAATGCGATAAACGCAAAGCACTGTACAAAACCATTAAAAAAACTGGCGAAGTCCACCTCTTTGATAAGCCTGAAAAGAAAAATCGTAACTGGCAAAAAGAGATGACTGCAATTGTTACGCAACAGGCAGCAGAAATGCAAATGTCTATCCAAAGTCAAGCCATGGACTACTTAGTCACCTGCCTTGGCAATGATACACAAAGAGTCCAGCCCACACTCGAAACTTTATGGTGCTACTGCAACGGGCAGAACCCTATTGGATTACTCCACGTTCAAGCAGTTATCAGTGGCAACGAAGCTGCCGATGCCTGGATTTATTCCAATGCGCTTTCTAAGCGAAACCTAGAAACGGCACTGATCTCACTCAACGTTCTACTCAATCGAGAAAAAGATCCCGAAGCTCTCGTCACTCGATTGATCATGCAAGGTTCTTCTCTTTTTCATAACTTCATTCAAGCTAAACTTATCATGCAAATTTTACGCTTAAGAAATGCCAATGAACTGGAAGGTGCTCTAAGGAATCTACCTGAAGAAATTTTCAAAGACTATAAATCCAAATACCCCATAGTCAGCTTCCATCCCTATCGGCTCAAGCTGATTATCGAGGACTCCCTCCGTTATTCCAACAAGGAAACTCTAGAGGCAATTGATCTTTTCAACAATGCCACTCAAAAACTTTTCCAAAACAGCAGCTCTAAACGCCTCATCTTAGAGAGCCTAACACATAGGATAATATCGAAAGCCCTTAATTAA
- a CDS encoding DUF58 domain-containing protein produces MKLKSFRPAFRLLFVLSVAFSFSVCQLFFPELKWLMLSACGMLTVIFLFDFMSLWSQPLIELERIVSNTLPLGVASKVKLTLRNRSDKRFDFELIDHYPTEHEVKDFPFKVKLDPGQFIELDYTITPQQRGDFEFAQCELRLNSLLSFWHRYFKVGKSSEVRVYPNYAEVIRYGVLAAEQRLAQLGIMKKRQRGSGTDFLQLREFRRGDRLGSIDWKATARMQKVISRQYQAEQDQQIFFMVDCGRRMRSMDGHLSHFDHTLNAMLLLTYVASRQGDAVGMMTYGTKEQRRFLPVKKSVNNVNRFLTGLYDLHPSTLEGDSAEAVQELKKVLKKRAMIIVLTNMRDQQDPEMLESLKVLRKSHLVVFVALKEEVFAEQEQLEIESFKDALKYSSLNQFLRGRKKALESMQGNQVITLDVAPSQLHASLVNCYLDIKNSAAL; encoded by the coding sequence GTGAAATTAAAGAGCTTCAGACCGGCATTTAGATTACTCTTTGTCTTATCTGTCGCTTTTTCATTTAGCGTTTGCCAATTATTCTTTCCGGAGCTTAAATGGTTAATGCTCAGTGCCTGTGGGATGCTTACGGTTATCTTCTTATTTGATTTCATGAGTTTATGGAGTCAGCCTTTGATAGAATTGGAACGGATAGTATCCAATACTTTACCTTTAGGCGTCGCTAGTAAGGTGAAGTTAACTTTGCGCAATCGCTCTGATAAACGATTTGATTTTGAATTAATCGACCATTATCCGACGGAGCATGAAGTTAAAGACTTTCCTTTTAAAGTTAAGCTTGATCCGGGGCAGTTTATTGAGCTAGATTATACGATTACCCCCCAGCAACGTGGTGATTTTGAATTTGCTCAGTGTGAATTGCGTTTGAATTCCTTGTTAAGTTTTTGGCATCGTTATTTTAAAGTGGGTAAAAGTAGTGAAGTGCGAGTTTATCCCAATTATGCTGAAGTGATTCGCTATGGAGTCCTAGCCGCAGAGCAACGCTTGGCCCAATTAGGGATAATGAAAAAACGTCAACGTGGATCAGGAACTGATTTTTTACAACTGCGTGAATTTCGCAGAGGTGATCGCTTGGGTAGTATTGACTGGAAAGCGACTGCCCGCATGCAAAAAGTTATTTCACGGCAGTATCAGGCTGAGCAAGATCAGCAAATTTTCTTTATGGTGGATTGCGGTCGCCGAATGCGATCTATGGATGGCCATCTTTCTCATTTTGATCATACTCTCAATGCGATGTTACTTTTGACCTATGTAGCATCCAGACAAGGAGATGCAGTAGGAATGATGACTTATGGAACAAAAGAGCAGCGCCGTTTTTTACCCGTTAAGAAATCAGTCAATAATGTCAACCGTTTTTTGACAGGACTCTACGATTTACATCCGAGTACCCTTGAAGGTGATTCAGCTGAAGCGGTTCAGGAATTGAAAAAGGTGCTGAAAAAGCGCGCGATGATTATTGTATTGACTAATATGCGAGATCAGCAAGACCCAGAAATGTTGGAATCCTTAAAAGTCTTGCGTAAGTCGCACTTAGTTGTTTTTGTCGCCTTGAAAGAAGAAGTGTTTGCTGAGCAAGAGCAGCTTGAGATTGAAAGTTTCAAAGATGCCTTGAAGTACAGCTCCCTAAATCAATTTCTTCGAGGTAGAAAGAAGGCACTTGAGTCAATGCAGGGGAATCAAGTTATTACTTTGGATGTTGCCCCCAGTCAATTACATGCGAGTTTAGTGAACTGTTATTTAGATATAAAAAATTCTGCGGCGCTATAA
- a CDS encoding AAA family ATPase, translating to MEDKTANEEIEQVNESSENVDLALLTEEAQEESTTEASESDSLSLEMNQILRIRDQIRKVVIGQDKIVDQVLAAFLAAGHVLIEGVPGLGKTLLVKAIAQTFAGDFARVQFTPDLMPADVMGHAMFNMKEQEFVIRKGPVFCNLLLADEINRAPAKTQSALLEVMQESQVTIEGESHSVKPPFMVLATQNPLEQEGTYPLPEAQLDRFLIKVSVDYPEESDELKLVRLVTQGLSREKLDVSLVEKVITNEDAELLRKKTSEVTVDEQVLEYAVAIVRQTRNWSGISVGAGTRGALALIRIARAMALVAGRDFVMPSDIKEMALPVLRHRITLSPEMEIEGFSHDQVLQDMLEKVEAPRL from the coding sequence ATGGAAGATAAGACAGCAAATGAAGAGATAGAGCAAGTAAATGAAAGTAGTGAAAATGTAGACTTAGCCTTGTTAACTGAAGAGGCACAGGAAGAAAGTACTACTGAGGCAAGTGAAAGTGATTCTTTGTCATTGGAAATGAACCAAATCCTTAGAATTAGAGATCAGATCAGGAAAGTTGTTATTGGACAAGATAAAATTGTCGACCAAGTACTAGCCGCATTTCTTGCGGCGGGTCACGTTTTGATTGAGGGTGTGCCAGGCTTGGGTAAAACTCTTTTGGTCAAAGCGATTGCGCAAACTTTTGCGGGTGATTTTGCTCGAGTTCAATTTACGCCTGATTTAATGCCTGCAGATGTTATGGGTCATGCGATGTTTAATATGAAAGAGCAAGAATTTGTGATTCGTAAAGGTCCTGTCTTTTGTAATCTGCTCTTGGCAGATGAGATCAATAGAGCGCCAGCCAAAACGCAATCAGCACTTTTAGAAGTTATGCAAGAGAGTCAAGTTACTATCGAGGGGGAATCTCACAGTGTGAAGCCACCATTCATGGTTTTAGCTACTCAGAATCCTTTAGAACAAGAAGGTACCTATCCCTTGCCGGAAGCTCAACTCGACCGTTTCTTGATAAAAGTCAGTGTGGATTATCCTGAAGAAAGTGATGAACTTAAGTTAGTAAGATTAGTGACTCAAGGTTTGAGTCGTGAAAAACTAGACGTTAGTTTAGTTGAGAAAGTGATTACTAATGAAGATGCCGAATTATTGCGTAAAAAAACGTCTGAAGTGACTGTGGATGAACAAGTGCTTGAGTACGCGGTAGCCATTGTACGTCAAACACGTAATTGGTCAGGTATTTCGGTAGGAGCGGGTACACGTGGTGCTTTGGCATTGATTCGTATTGCTCGAGCCATGGCTTTAGTTGCGGGGCGAGATTTTGTTATGCCGTCAGATATAAAAGAAATGGCGCTTCCGGTTTTACGTCACCGTATAACCTTATCACCAGAGATGGAAATCGAAGGTTTTAGCCATGATCAAGTATTACAAGATATGCTTGAAAAAGTAGAGGCGCCCCGTTTGTGA
- a CDS encoding DUF4129 domain-containing protein, which produces MDLNNLQISLRPRNNWEAFDLGRSLLKKNMKAVYKPWLALTIPYTLVLFLLFRNYPFWGFFTFWFFLPLFERVIIFDLSRLIFGEAPDLKTSLKAFPKELKKGFFSLHFMWRFTFSRSFLMPIWQLEGLKGKSRKKRVQVLSGSSTNSNCSWNGVMYMNIEQLVAAGLLTVCYVLIPVEVKGDIPSKIFDLDSFVYWFEQIPEWLSFFVYIVTALSMILIRPFYVAGGFTLYICRRMVLEGWDIELQFRSLAERIQEKSLLGKKTLSVILLSLCLLFPSNTQAQSNAVEPVSHELETIMAEDEFNEYKKVKSREFKDLDTGFLDWMFDREPDEKPEQESNFDWVSLAGFFKGLFICLMAGALIWLIWKIVVIVIDERKLSKSRIVPKTQAVKFMGMELSEESLPDDISATVKDLLQDGDIRGAISLLYRASVFQLLEAGLRLRSSDTEMDCLRRVESFEEKDTKTFFKELTHIWLKAAYAHKLPEKHLCEALNLRWKSLFEKVNEVKR; this is translated from the coding sequence GTGGATCTGAATAATTTACAGATTTCTCTTCGTCCGAGGAATAACTGGGAAGCTTTTGACTTAGGAAGAAGCTTACTTAAAAAAAATATGAAGGCCGTTTATAAACCTTGGTTAGCGCTCACTATTCCTTACACGCTAGTTTTGTTTTTATTGTTTCGGAATTATCCATTTTGGGGTTTCTTTACCTTTTGGTTTTTTCTTCCTTTATTTGAGCGAGTTATTATTTTTGATCTGAGTCGTCTTATTTTTGGTGAGGCACCAGATTTAAAAACGAGTTTAAAAGCATTTCCGAAAGAGTTAAAGAAAGGTTTTTTTAGTTTGCATTTCATGTGGCGTTTTACTTTTTCGCGCTCATTTTTGATGCCAATATGGCAGCTTGAAGGATTGAAGGGCAAGAGCCGTAAAAAACGAGTTCAGGTCCTATCGGGATCTAGTACAAATAGTAATTGTTCCTGGAATGGTGTGATGTATATGAATATTGAGCAGCTTGTTGCGGCAGGCTTGTTGACGGTATGTTATGTCCTTATTCCCGTTGAAGTTAAAGGCGATATCCCGAGTAAAATTTTTGATCTCGATAGCTTCGTTTATTGGTTTGAGCAAATTCCTGAGTGGTTATCTTTTTTTGTTTATATAGTGACGGCTTTATCGATGATTTTGATTCGTCCGTTTTATGTGGCAGGCGGTTTTACTTTATACATTTGTCGTCGCATGGTTTTGGAGGGTTGGGACATAGAACTTCAATTCCGCAGTTTAGCTGAGCGTATTCAAGAAAAGAGCTTATTGGGCAAGAAAACGCTCTCGGTAATATTATTGAGTTTGTGTCTTCTTTTTCCAAGTAATACACAGGCTCAAAGCAATGCAGTTGAACCAGTGAGCCATGAATTAGAAACAATCATGGCAGAGGATGAATTTAATGAATACAAAAAAGTTAAAAGTCGTGAATTCAAAGATTTGGATACAGGTTTTTTAGATTGGATGTTTGATCGTGAGCCCGATGAAAAGCCAGAGCAGGAAAGCAATTTTGATTGGGTCTCTCTAGCAGGATTTTTTAAAGGTTTATTTATTTGTTTAATGGCAGGAGCTTTAATTTGGCTAATATGGAAAATTGTTGTTATCGTTATTGACGAAAGGAAGTTATCTAAGAGCAGGATAGTTCCAAAAACGCAAGCGGTAAAATTCATGGGTATGGAGCTTAGCGAAGAATCTTTACCAGATGATATTTCAGCAACAGTGAAAGATTTATTACAGGACGGAGATATTCGAGGCGCCATTAGTCTACTGTATCGAGCGAGTGTTTTTCAGCTTTTAGAAGCAGGTTTGAGGTTGCGTTCCAGTGATACCGAAATGGATTGTTTACGTCGAGTTGAATCTTTTGAAGAGAAAGACACCAAGACTTTTTTTAAAGAATTGACACATATTTGGCTCAAAGCGGCTTATGCTCACAAGCTCCCGGAGAAGCACTTGTGTGAGGCGCTGAATCTGCGTTGGAAAAGTTTATTTGAAAAAGTAAACGAGGTCAAAAGATGA
- a CDS encoding stage II sporulation protein M, which translates to MKQRVFEDKHRDFWRDLEDLFNKKIKRDDELSECFPAMYRRLCKQLAVARGRNYSPILIQFLEELVATGHQRLYGRRGGAEMKIIRYFQRDFPRIVRKEWKLIFFSHILFYLPLVSIAIMIQVYPDLAHMLLPSDMLLQMEESYDPASGHFEEIRPASQDFMMWGYYILNNVGIDFRCFAGGLFAGVGSIFFMIYNGVAIGAVAGHISHIGYGETFWPFVCGHSAPELTAAVFSGAAGMKLGFSFIMPGVKSRLQSLKDCASDAMTLLWGTAFMTFLAAFIEAFWSSSPLIPVQVKYWVAACLWLGMILYFLFMGRRRGSE; encoded by the coding sequence ATGAAGCAACGTGTTTTTGAAGATAAGCATCGCGACTTTTGGAGAGATTTAGAAGATCTGTTTAATAAGAAAATTAAACGAGATGATGAATTATCAGAATGTTTTCCCGCTATGTATCGTCGCTTATGTAAGCAATTAGCCGTGGCACGAGGGCGAAACTATAGTCCTATTCTCATCCAATTTCTTGAAGAGTTAGTAGCGACAGGTCACCAACGTTTATATGGTAGACGTGGTGGTGCAGAAATGAAAATCATTCGCTATTTTCAAAGAGATTTTCCGCGAATCGTTCGCAAAGAGTGGAAACTTATTTTCTTTTCTCATATTTTATTCTATTTACCTCTTGTGAGTATAGCGATTATGATTCAGGTTTATCCTGATTTGGCTCATATGTTATTGCCGAGCGATATGCTTTTACAGATGGAAGAAAGTTATGATCCAGCGAGTGGACATTTCGAAGAAATTCGTCCAGCAAGTCAAGATTTTATGATGTGGGGTTATTACATACTCAATAATGTCGGGATTGATTTTCGATGTTTTGCCGGAGGCTTATTCGCGGGAGTGGGATCGATATTTTTCATGATTTATAATGGCGTGGCCATAGGTGCAGTTGCGGGTCATATAAGTCACATTGGTTACGGCGAAACATTTTGGCCATTTGTCTGTGGCCATAGTGCGCCTGAATTGACCGCCGCGGTTTTTTCTGGTGCAGCAGGAATGAAATTGGGTTTTTCATTTATAATGCCAGGAGTAAAAAGTCGTTTACAATCCTTAAAAGATTGTGCGTCAGACGCGATGACTTTATTGTGGGGGACTGCATTTATGACTTTTCTAGCGGCGTTTATCGAAGCATTTTGGTCATCTTCGCCGCTGATTCCTGTACAAGTTAAGTACTGGGTGGCGGCCTGTTTATGGCTGGGAATGATTTTATACTTTTTGTTTATGGGGCGTCGCCGTGGATCTGAATAA
- a CDS encoding RDD family protein: protein MGEKIDTIFWVETPEGVNLSMRLASLPVRMTAFLLDLIFRVIIFIVLAIVLGFLGDASQGLILVSIFILWWFYPVLFEVLQKGMTPGKRIMKIRVLHGNGTPVGWKASMIRNFLRLADLMASVWGLEFIAMFADSRNRRLGDLAADTIVVYTDSQRSKVFLPEVMPLLPPVPLNSEEQKSFIAFGERYHMLSKQRQVELAEILEEMHGETGAAAVKKLYAYSLGLAGGEGVKDS from the coding sequence ATGGGAGAAAAAATAGACACGATTTTTTGGGTTGAAACACCTGAAGGAGTCAATTTGAGTATGCGCTTGGCAAGCTTGCCAGTGCGAATGACGGCGTTTTTATTAGATCTAATTTTCAGGGTTATAATTTTTATAGTTCTAGCTATTGTATTGGGGTTTTTAGGTGATGCATCACAGGGGCTGATCTTAGTTTCGATCTTTATTTTATGGTGGTTTTACCCCGTGCTTTTTGAGGTGCTTCAAAAGGGGATGACTCCTGGCAAGCGTATAATGAAAATCCGTGTTTTACATGGTAATGGAACTCCAGTGGGCTGGAAAGCCTCAATGATTCGAAATTTTCTTCGCTTAGCAGACTTGATGGCGAGTGTGTGGGGGCTAGAATTCATTGCGATGTTCGCAGATTCACGAAATCGACGTTTGGGTGATTTAGCCGCGGATACAATTGTGGTCTATACAGATAGCCAGCGATCTAAAGTTTTTTTACCTGAGGTGATGCCTCTACTTCCACCTGTACCACTAAATTCTGAAGAGCAGAAGAGTTTTATTGCCTTTGGAGAACGTTATCATATGTTGAGTAAACAAAGGCAAGTGGAGTTGGCTGAAATCTTAGAAGAGATGCACGGAGAAACTGGTGCGGCAGCAGTGAAAAAACTATATGCATATTCATTGGGTTTAGCGGGTGGTGAAGGAGTGAAGGATTCATGA
- a CDS encoding ABC1 kinase family protein, with protein MNLQSIPELTRDTKRFREVITVFIKYGLIDWIENYEPEFMKNFRQKIHSHPSLENMSHACRVRLAFTELGPTFIKLGQILSTREDLIGEQLASELTLLQDSTKADGAEQVRITLEDELGEKVEELYADFDFEAFASASVGQAHFAKLFDGTDVVVKIQHHGIEDKIVKDISVFSKILQLAEKYDSGLASYQPTKILDDFKKSLFREMNFERELQNMAKIGKKFVDDQTVHIPHTFKALSSRKVITMERLYGKSASEIKSFHHLPIRPSEIAQNGARVFLNMILRDGVYHADPHAGNIWILNDGRIGLLDFGLIGIIDEEHREMIEDLGFAALDQDAQLITDYVLRIGKSQEKLKRDELQADITEFLYEFQIENLDDIDFSGALKEVSRIIRTYKIILPSNISLLIKTLIMLEGTSRSLDRNFNFIPLIKSFQIQRLKARHSPIRTYKKLRKKYKEWDRLIEMMPRELLHLVENMKSGSFDVKLEHRKLDAVINRLVYGIIIAALFIGSSELIGQRIPPLVMDISILGFIGYATSFILTIKLLLSIRKSGDLNGK; from the coding sequence GTGAACTTACAATCAATACCAGAACTCACCCGCGACACCAAGCGTTTTCGTGAAGTCATTACCGTATTCATTAAATATGGATTAATTGACTGGATAGAAAATTATGAACCTGAGTTCATGAAAAATTTTAGGCAAAAAATCCATTCTCACCCCAGCCTAGAAAACATGAGCCATGCCTGCAGAGTGCGCTTAGCTTTTACCGAACTAGGCCCCACCTTCATTAAACTTGGACAAATACTTAGTACTAGAGAAGATCTCATCGGCGAACAACTGGCTTCTGAACTCACTTTACTCCAAGATTCAACCAAAGCAGACGGTGCTGAGCAAGTTCGCATTACTTTAGAAGATGAACTAGGAGAAAAAGTCGAAGAACTCTATGCTGATTTTGATTTCGAAGCCTTTGCCTCAGCATCTGTAGGACAAGCTCATTTTGCTAAACTCTTTGACGGTACTGATGTAGTTGTCAAAATCCAGCACCATGGTATTGAAGATAAAATTGTTAAAGACATAAGTGTTTTTTCCAAAATACTCCAACTAGCGGAAAAGTACGATTCAGGCCTCGCCTCTTACCAACCCACAAAAATATTGGATGACTTCAAAAAAAGCCTCTTCAGAGAGATGAATTTTGAACGCGAGCTACAAAACATGGCTAAAATCGGCAAGAAATTTGTCGATGATCAAACCGTCCACATTCCACACACATTCAAAGCTCTTTCCTCACGAAAAGTCATTACTATGGAACGCCTCTACGGTAAAAGTGCTTCGGAAATAAAAAGCTTTCATCACCTCCCTATTAGACCTTCTGAGATCGCACAAAATGGTGCACGAGTTTTCTTAAATATGATTCTGCGAGATGGCGTCTATCATGCCGACCCCCATGCCGGAAATATTTGGATTCTAAATGATGGTCGTATTGGTCTTTTAGATTTCGGCCTCATTGGAATTATCGATGAAGAACACCGCGAAATGATTGAAGACCTTGGCTTTGCTGCACTCGATCAAGATGCACAATTAATAACTGACTACGTCTTAAGAATTGGTAAATCTCAAGAGAAATTAAAACGTGATGAACTCCAAGCCGATATAACCGAGTTCCTCTATGAATTTCAAATTGAAAACTTAGATGATATTGATTTTAGTGGTGCCTTAAAGGAAGTCTCTCGTATTATTAGAACTTATAAAATCATTTTACCTAGCAATATATCTTTGCTTATAAAAACTCTGATCATGCTCGAAGGCACTTCTCGCTCGCTCGATCGCAACTTTAACTTTATCCCTCTCATAAAAAGCTTCCAAATCCAAAGACTGAAAGCCAGGCACTCCCCTATTCGCACTTATAAAAAGCTACGAAAGAAATATAAAGAATGGGATAGACTCATTGAAATGATGCCTCGTGAACTCTTACACCTAGTCGAAAATATGAAATCGGGCTCTTTTGATGTGAAACTTGAGCATCGAAAACTCGACGCCGTCATTAATCGCTTAGTCTACGGCATTATTATCGCCGCTCTTTTCATTGGTTCCTCAGAACTCATTGGTCAACGAATTCCTCCTTTAGTAATGGATATCTCCATCCTCGGCTTTATTGGCTATGCGACTTCCTTTATTCTCACGATTAAATTGCTCTTATCAATCCGTAAATCTGGTGACCTTAACGGTAAATAA